The Streptomyces lienomycini sequence GCAAGGAGCGCTACGTCGGCCGCGACGAGTGGCACAAGCGCATCCTGGACTCGACGGAGGTCTTCGGCGCCCGCAACGTCATCCCCAACTTCGTCGCGGGAGTGGAGATGGCCGAGCCCTTCGGCTTCAAGACCGTCGACGAGGCCATCGCGTCCACCACCGAGGGCCTGCGCTTCTTCATGTCGCACGGCATCACGCCCCGCTTCACCACCTGGTGCCCCGAGCCCACCACCCCGCTCGGCAAGACCAACCCCGACGGCGCACCGCTGGAGTACCACATCCGGCTGCTCCAGGCCTACCGCCAGACCATGGACGACTTCGGCCTCTCCTCGCCCCCCGGCTACGGCCCGCCCGGCGCCGGCAACGCCGTCTTCTCGGTCAGCTCCTTCATGGACAGCCTGCCCGAGGACGCGCCCGTGGAGGTGTGAGCCCGGCGCTTGTCAGTCGTGCCGAGGACGTGCGAAGCTCTGCGCCTGCCGTGAGGCCCCACCCAACTGCGTCACCCGTGCGGTGAGTTGGCCTCACCTCTGGACGCAGTGGATGCAGGAGTCCGATGCCCGACCTGCCGAGCCCCCAGGACGCCGCCGAGGCCGCCCTGCACGCCGAGAGCTGGGACACGGTGCTCTCCTACGCCGACCTGTGCGCGGCCGGGTCCGAGGCGGCCGTCCGGCTGGCCACCGAGGCGTTCGCCCACGGCATGCGCGAGGTCCGCGCCGCCGACGCGGTCGGCACCGTCGCCCGCCGCGCCTCCCGGCTGCCCCGCATCGCGCTGCTCCTGACCGCCGTACGCACCACCGCGGCGGCCTGGGAGAACGCCGGGCAGGGCCACGACCTCGACGCCGGCCTGCGGCTGTGGCTGCGCTCCGAGCGGGCCGCTCGCCACGCCGGACCGCCGCCGCGCCGCCCGCTCGCGCTGCGCGGGCTGCGGGACATGCAGACACCGGACGCGGAACTGCTGTGGCTCGCCGACGTGGAGGCCCTGCCGCTGCCCGTGGTGGCCCGCCGCCTCGGGCTCGACCCGGCCACCGCGTCCGACGAACTCGCCCAGGTGCGCGAACTGTTCCGGGACCGCTGCCGGCGGGGGCACCTCGACGCCCCCTCGGCCACGGAGTGCCGCGGCTACGCCCGACTGCTGGACGCCGTCACCAGGTCGCCCGCCGCCGACACCCCCGACGACCTCTCCCACCACCTGGCCGCCTGCCCCAACTGCGCCGAGGCCGCCGCCTGCCTGCGCCCGGACGGTGCCGGACCGCCCGCGGCCCTCGCCGACGGCGTGATCGGCTGGGGCGGCCGCGCCTACCTGGAACGCCGCCGCGGCGCCGCCGAGGCACGGCTCGGGGCGGGGCGCCCGGCCGACGACGCCCGCGGGGACGGCACCCCCGACGGCTCGGACGGCACCCGTCGGGGCCGCCTCGTACGCGGGAGCCTGCTCGCCACCGCCGTCCTCGTCTCCCTGCTCGCGCTCACCGTCTCCCTGATGCCCTTCGGCACCACCGAAGGCGACGCCGCACCGCCCGCCACCGACACCGTGGACGGCCGGGCGATCGCCGTCCCGGAGCCCGCACCGCCGACGACGGCCGGCCCGGCGGGCCGGTCGACGCCCGCCGGGCCGCCCCCTCCATCGGTGTCACCGGGCCCGCGCTGGACAGGACCCCGCCGCGCGAGGACCCCGACCCGGAACCCCAGGGCACCGCCACACCGACCGCGCCCACCGGGGAGCCCCTCGCCCCGGGCCCCGCTCCCGCCTCCTGCCGCGTCCGCTACGACCTCGTCAACCAGTGGCCCGACGGATTCCAGGCCGCCGTCACCGTCACCACCGACGAGGCCCTCGACTCCTGGCAGTTGGCCTGGACCTTCCCGGACGGCCAGCGCATCGGCCAGATGTGGGACGCGAGCCACACCCGCAGCGGCTCCCGCATCACCGCCACCGCCGCCGCGTACAACCGGACCGTGCCCGCGCACGGCACCCTCACCTTCGGCTTCGTCGCCTCCTGGAGCGGCAGGAACGCACCGCCGTACGACTTCGCCCTGAACGGCCGGGAGTGCGCGTAGCCTGGCTCCCCGGACGTCACGATCCCCCGCGAAGAGGATGGCTGGTCCCTTGTTGTATCTCGCATTCCTGCGCGGCCTGAACGTCCCCGGACGCTCGGTGAGGATGGACCGCCTGCGCGGCCTGTTCCGGGACATGGGCTTCGACGCGGTCCGCAGCCACATCCAGAGCGGCAACGTCTTCTTCGAGACCCCCGAGGAGGACCGGTCGGTGCTGAGCCGGACCATCGGCACCCACCTGCGGGAGGCCCTCGGGTACGAGGTCGCGGTCTGCCTGCGCACCGTCCCCGAGATGGAGGAACTGGTCGCGCTCGACCCCTTCAAGGACGTCGACGTCACCGACAGCACGCGCTGCTGCGTGGTGTTCACCACCGAGCCGATCGATCCGGCGCTGGAACTGCCGCTGCTCTCCCCCAAGAAGGACATGGAGATCATCGGGACCACCGGGTACGAGGCCTTCGTGGTGTGGCACCTGATCAAGGGCAGGGCGCCCGCCGCCAAGGGATTCCAGGAACGCCACCTCGGTGGCGACGCGACGACCCGCTTCTTCCACACCGTCGTCGACATCCTCGCCGCCGCGAAGAAGGGCGCGTCCTGAACGGCTGGGCGCGACCGAGGTAAATGGCTGGCGCGTCCAGGAGGGGGTGGCTAGAGTTGCCGCGTTCCGGTGGCCACCGCGCCACCGCCCTTCGCTGTGTGAGACCCGGGAGGTGTCGACCGATGACTGTCGCTGAGACGGGC is a genomic window containing:
- a CDS encoding cellulose-binding domain-containing protein — its product is MQESDARPAEPPGRRRGRPARRELGHGALLRRPVRGRVRGGRPAGHRGVRPRHARGPRRRRGRHRRPPRLPAAPHRAAPDRRTHHRGGLGERRAGPRPRRRPAAVAALRAGRSPRRTAAAPPARAARAAGHADTGRGTAVARRRGGPAAARGGPPPRARPGHRVRRTRPGARTVPGPLPAGAPRRPLGHGVPRLRPTAGRRHQVARRRHPRRPLPPPGRLPQLRRGRRLPAPGRCRTARGPRRRRDRLGRPRLPGTPPRRRRGTARGGAPGRRRPRGRHPRRLGRHPSGPPRTREPARHRRPRLPARAHRLPDALRHHRRRRRTARHRHRGRPGDRRPGARTADDGRPGGPVDARRAAPSIGVTGPALDRTPPREDPDPEPQGTATPTAPTGEPLAPGPAPASCRVRYDLVNQWPDGFQAAVTVTTDEALDSWQLAWTFPDGQRIGQMWDASHTRSGSRITATAAAYNRTVPAHGTLTFGFVASWSGRNAPPYDFALNGRECA
- a CDS encoding DUF1697 domain-containing protein; amino-acid sequence: MLYLAFLRGLNVPGRSVRMDRLRGLFRDMGFDAVRSHIQSGNVFFETPEEDRSVLSRTIGTHLREALGYEVAVCLRTVPEMEELVALDPFKDVDVTDSTRCCVVFTTEPIDPALELPLLSPKKDMEIIGTTGYEAFVVWHLIKGRAPAAKGFQERHLGGDATTRFFHTVVDILAAAKKGAS